The segment GGGCTGGGCGGGCTGGCCGCCGCCACCGCGGCGGCCAGCCCGCCCAGCCCCGCCACCGGGAGGTGCAGGACCCGCCGCCCGAACCGGCCCGTGGCCGGCCCGGCGACGGCGGTCGCCGGCCCGAACCCGTCCTCCGAGGCGGCCCGGCGCAACGCCGCCCGGGCCTGGTCGACGTCGGCCTCGCCCAGGAAGCGCAGGGTGACGTGCCACTGCTCGGGCCCCGTCCACCGCAGCCCCTTCGCCTCGTCGGGGTGGGCGGCCCGCAGGGAGGCGACGGCCGACGCCACCGCCGCCACCACGTCCTCCGGCGGCCACACCGCCACGAACAACCTCACCGGTGGCCCCCACGACCGTCCCGGTGCCGGGGCGGGGCCCTCCGGGAACCGGCCCCGGGGCCGGCGGGCGCCGGCCCGGCGCTCACCCGGTGGGGCCGAGGCGCTCCAGCAGCCTCCGGCGGAGCAGGTCCAGCATGGAGATGGTGGCGAACTGGCGGATGCGCTCGCGGTCGCCGGGCAGCCGGTGGTGCGACACCTCGGTGTGCCCGTCGAGGCACAGCCCGAAGTAGGCGGTGCCCACCGGCCGGCCCTCCTGCTCGGCCGGCCCGGCCACGCCCGTCACCGACAGGCCCACGTCGGCGCCCAGCACCTTGGCCGCCCCCTCGGCCATGGCCGCCGCCGCCTCCTCGCTCACCACCGGCCCCTCGGGCACGTCCAGGACGTCGAACTTCACCTGCGAGTCGTAGGCGACCACCGAGCCCCGGAACCACGCGCTCGAGCCGGCCACGTTGATGAGGCGGGACGCCACCAGCCCGCCCGTCATCGACTCGGCCAGGCCCAGCGTCATCCCGGCGTCCTCCAGGAGCGCGCCGACGGCGCCCTCCATGGTGTCGTCGTCCACGCCGAAGACCAGCGAGCCCAGGATGGCCCGCAGCTCGGCGTCCTCCGCCTCGACCATGGCCAGCGCCGCCTCCCGCGTCTCCGCCTTGGCCGTGATGCGGATCCTGATGCCCTCCACGCCGCTGGCCAGGAAGGCGAGCGTGGGGTTGCCGCCCGCCTCGTCGAGGGCGGCCAGGCGGGGCGCCACCCGCTCGGCCAGGGTCGACTCGGCCAGGCCCCAGGTGCGGACCATCCGGGAGACGATCGTCGACCGGGTGCCGGCCCGGGCCGCCAGGTCGGGCATCACCGCCCGCTCGGCCATGTCGCACAGCTCCTCGGGGACGCCGGGCAGGGCGTAGATGACGCCGCCGCCCACCTCGACGATCAGGCCGGGCGCCGTCCCCCGCGTCTGGGGGATGACGACGGCCCCGCGCGGCACGTCCGCCTGCCGGCAGTTGCTCTCCGCCATCTCCCGGCCCCGCTGCTCGAACAGGCTGCGGATGCGCTCGAGCACCTCCTCGTCGCGCTCGAGGGGCACGCCGGCCACCTCGGCGACGGCCTCCCGGGTGACGTCGTCCTGGGTCGGCCCCAGGCCTCCGCAGACGACGACGGCGTCGTTCCGCCCCAGCGCGGCGCGCAGCACGGAGGCGATGCGGCCCACGTTGTCGCCCACCGTGGTGTGGAAGAAGCAGTCGATGCCGTGGGCCGCCAGCCTGTCGGCCAGCCACGCCGAGTTGGTGTCCACCGTCTGGCCGAGCAGGAGCTCGCTGCCGACGGCGACGATCTCACACCGCACGGCCCTGCTCGGTCGCCATCACCTTCCGGGAGTCGAGCAGGTACTGCGCACCGGTGACGAGGGCGAGCACGACGCTCACCCACAGGACGAACGAGGCCACGAGGGACTCGTCGGTGGTGAGCGGCAGGAGGGCCAGGGCCACCGCCACCTGCTGCACGACCGTCTTCACCTTCGCCCACCAGCGGGCGGGGATGCACACGCCCCGCTTCCCCATCCACGTGCGGTACACGCTGATGACGACCTCCCGCACGGCGATCAGCGTGACCGGCACCCACCAGAACAGGCCCTCGGCCACCAGCGCGTACATGGCGCCGAGCACGAGGAACTTGTCGGCCAGGGGGTCGAGGAAGGCGCCCGAGCGGGTGACCCCCTGGCGGCGGGCCAGGTAGCCGTCCACCCAGTCCGTCCCCGAGAGCACCACCCAGAACGCCAGCGCCGGCCACGAGGCGCCGCCGCCCAGGATCATGGCCAGGAGGACGGGCGTGGTCACGACGCGGGCGATGGTGACGGCGTTGGCCGGCGTGGCGAGGGCGGTGGGCCCGAAGGGGATGGAGGCCATGCCGGCGCTACGCCGCTTCCGCCTCGAGGTCGGGGCCGACGGCGGCGGTGACGACCACCTCGAACGTCGTCCCCACGGCCAGCTCTTGCGGGACGCGCACCACGCCGTCGATCTCGGGCGCCTCGCGGTGGCTGCGGCCCACCCCCGGCCGGTCGACGAGCACCCGCAGAGTGTGCCCGACCAGCGCCCGCCGGCGCGCCGCGGTGATGGCGTCCTGCACCTCGGAGGCCTCGGCCAGGCGCTCGGACATCAGTCCCGCCTCGACCCTGCCGTCCAGGGAGGCGGCGTACGTCCCGTCCTCCTCGGAGTAGGGGAAGAAGCCGCACCAGTCGAGCTGCGCCCGGTCGAGGAACCGGAGCAGGGCGTCGTGGTCGGCCTCCGTCTCGCCGGGGTAGCCGACGATGAAGCTGGACCGGAAGGCGGCGTCGGGGTACCGCTCCCGGATGGTGGCGATGCGGCGCAGGAAGCGGTCGCCGTCGCCCCACCGCCGCATCCGGCGCAGCAGCGGCCTGGACGCGTGCTGGAGCGACAGGTCGAAGTAGGGGACGCCCGTGGCCCCGATGGCGGCGACCAGGGCGTCGGTGAGGTCGGACGGGTACAGGTAGAGCAACCGCACCCGCTCCACCCGGTCGGCCACCGCCTCCACCAGGGGCACGATCGAGCCCGCCCCCAACGACGGGTCGTCCCTCCCGTACGACGCCAGGTCCTGGGCGACGAGCACGATCTCCCGGGCGCCGAGGGCGTCCACCTCGTGGAGGACGGACTCCACCGATCGCGAGCGCTGGCGGCCCCGGAACGACGGGATGGCGCAGAACCCGCAGTGGCGGTCGCACCCCTCGGCCACCTTCACGTAGGCCCACGGCGACGCCGACGGGGGGCGAGGCAGGTTGAGCAGGTCGAGCTTCGCCGCGTCAGGTGCCGGCCGGCGCCCGAGGGTCACCGGGACGCCGAAGCCGGCCACCAGGTCGGCCTCGGGAAGGGCGTCGGCCAGCTCGTCGCCGTAGCGCTCGGCCAGGCAGCCGGTGACGACCAGGCGGGCGCCGTCGGCCTTGGCATCGGCCAGCGCCAGCACCGTGTCGACGGACTCCTGGCGGGCGGCCTCCACGAAGGCGCACGTGTTCACCACCACGAGGTCGGCTTCGGCGGCCGAGGGGGCGGGCGTCATCCCGTCGTCGGCGAGGGTGCCCACCAGCTTGTCGGAGTCCACCTGGTTCTTCGGGCACCCGAGGGTCTCGACCCAGTAGCGCCCGCTCATGGGGCCCGAATCTACCGGAGGCCCCGGCGCCCGATCCTCCGGCGCCGAGCGGTCGGTACGATCCCGACATGGCCACCGCCGTCCCCTCCCCGTCGCCCAACCCCAACGCCCTCCGCTTCCAGCTGGACGTCACACTGCCGGGGACCCTCAGCTTCAACGCGGCGGCCGAGGCGGAGGCCGACGGGAACGCCTTCGCCGAGGCCGTCTTCGCGGCACCGGGGGTGGCGTCCATCTTCGGGGTCAACGACTTCGTCACCGTCACCCGCCAGGCGGGCGCGGCCTGGGAGCCCATCGTCACCGCCGTCCAGGACGCGGCCACCGAGCACCTGTAGCCGCGCTCGGTGCGGCGCCGGGACGCGGCGCGGTCAGCCGGCCAGGCCGAGGTCCTCGTAGATCGCGTTGACCACCCGCTGGGTGCGCCGGTGGTGGCGGGCCTCTCCCGCCATGCCGTTGAAGATCACCACCGCCGCCAGCCCGGCGTCGGGGTCGGCGAAGGCCACCGACGACTGGTTGCCGCCGTGCCCGAAGGCGCGCGGCGACGCGTGGTCGCCGAAGCCGTACGGCGCCGGCCGGCGCCGGTAGTGCCACGAGTTCACGATCACGCCCAGGCCCCAGTCGACGTGCTCGCCGAACGTCTCGTCCTCCAGGCCGGAGCGGTGGCGGGCGCACATGGTGTCGGCGCCCTGGGGTGACAGCACCCGCACGCCGTCCAGCTCGCCCTTGTGGAGCAGGGCGACGAGCAGCCGCACCAGGTCGGCGGCCGGTCCCACGCCGCTGCTGCTCGGCCGCGTCCGCTCGAACCCCGACGCCCGGGCGAGCGACGGGACGGGGCCCGGCCCGTCCCGCTTGGTGTCGTACATCACGCCCACGCGGTCGCCGTAGGCCTCGTAGCGCTCGGGCGGCAGGGCGAGCCAGGAGTCGGCCATCCCGAGCGGCTCGAACACCTCCTCGCTCACGTACGCGTCGAGCGGCCGACCGTCGAGGCGCTGGACCACCTCGCCCAGCACGCTGTAGGCCAGCTGGGGCGAGTAGGCGGCCCTCCGGCCGGGCTCCCACCCCTCGGCCAGGGGCGACGCGCAGGCCGTGTCGAGCAGCCCCGGCCACGAGTCGTCGCCCACCGCGGCGGCGAGGCGGGCGGTGTGGGTGAGGAGGTGGCGCAGCGTCACCCGCTCCTTGCCGTTGGCGCCGAACTCGGGGACGTGGGCGGCTACGGCGTCGTCGGGGTCGAGCCGCCCGCGCTCCCACTGCTGCATCACCGACAGGCCGACCAGCACCTTGGTGACCGAGAACCAGGGCAGCAGCGTGTCGCCCGCCATGGCGCGCCCGGGTGCGGCGAGCCCCGACACCAGCGTGGCCGTGTCGCCCCGGAACCAGACGCCCACCTGGGCGCCGACCGACGTGCCCTCCTCGGCGCCGTGCTCGACGGCGGCCGACGTGCGGGACAGGTCGAGCGACGCGCTCAGGGGTGCTCGGCCCGCACCGACGTGGTGATGCCGCCCCGCACCAGCCAGTCGGTCGTCACCGTCATGCGGCGCGGCCCGATGGCGGCGACCAGGTCGTCGAGGATGCGGTTGGTGACGTCCTCGTGGAACGCGCCCTCATCCCGGTAGCTCCACAGGTACGCCTTGAGCGACTTCAGCTCGACGATGGACCGGTCCGGCACGTAGGTGATGGTGACGGTGGCGAAGTCGGGCTGGCCCGTCACGGGGCACACGCACGTGAGCTCGGGCGTGGTGCAGCGCACCTCGTAGTCCCGGCCCGGGTGCGGGTTCGGGACGGCGCGGAGCTCGCGTGACGGGCGGGTGGGCAACCCGGGGAGGCGGTGCCGAGCTGGCGGTCAGGCGTTCTTGCCGAGCATGCGGTTCATCTTCGTCCCGCACTCGGGGCACGACCCCTGGGCCGCCCGCCGGCCGTTCGCCATCTCGACCTCCTGGCCGTCGAACTGGCGCTTCTCGCGGCATTTCACGCAGTAACCCTCGTAACTGGCCATCCGACGACGCTAGCCGACGGCCACCGGGGTGCCGTCCACGACCAGCCCGTCGAGGTCGGGAGCCAGCCGCAGGGCCCGGCCGGGGACGCCGGCGGCGGCCAGCAGCTCGTCGCCCCGGGCCCGCACGTCGTCCGCCCCCTCGGCATCGCAGACGCCGAGCAGGCTGGGGCCCGCGCCCGACCAGCACGACGCCAGCGCGCCGGCCTCGACCAGCCCGTCGAGCAGGGCGGCCGCCTCCGGGAACAGGGGCGCCCGCTGGGCCTGGTGCAGGCGGTCCTCGGCCGCCTGGCGCACCAGCAGCCGGCGGTCGGCCAGGCCGGCGACGAGCAGGGCCAGGCGGCCCAGGTTGAACGCGGCGTCGGCGTGGGGGACGGTCGCCGGCAGCGCGCCGCGCGCCTCCTCGGTGGGGAGCCGGCGCTCGGGCACCAGGACCACGAAGGCGAGACCGGGGTCGAGCGGGAGCCGGCGGGTCACCGCCGCGCCGTCCACCGTGGCCGCCGCCACCAGCCCGCCGAGGACGGTCGCCGCCGCGTTGTCGGGGTGCCCGTCGGTGGCGATGGCGACGGCCAGCGGGTCGGGGGCGCCGGCCGCGGCGGCCGCCGCGGCGGCCAGCGCGGCCGACGACCCCAGGCCCCGCCCCACCGGGATGGCCGACCGCACGGTGACGCGCAGGCGGTCGTGGCCGACCACCCCGGCGGCGATGCGGGCGGCCAGGTGCGAGGCGTCGGCCGGGAGCTCCGAGCCCTCTCCTTCGGTGACCACGGTGAGCGCGTCGGCGTCCTCCACCGTCACCTCCACGTGGAGGGCGAGGGCCACGGCCAGGGTGTCGAAGCCGGGCCCCAGATTGGCGGAGGAAGCGGGCGCCCGGGCACGCACGGACGGCACCGTACGCGCTGTTACCCGCCCGCCATGCGAACGGTCCAATCTTCGACGGGAACCCACGACCTCCCGTCAGGAGGAACCACCGGACATGTACACCTTCGCCGTGACCCTGCTGCTCGGGCTGGCTCTGTTCAAGATCGTCGACGCCGTCGAGGATCTGGCACCCGGCACCACCAAGCTCCACGGCTTCGTCACCCTGCTCGTCGGCGTCGTCGGTGCGTTCGCCATCGACTACTCGCTGTTCGAGGGTTGGAACGTCGCCCTTCGCGAGAGCTGGATGGGCACCTTCCTCACCGGCGTGACCATCGCCGGCGCCACCAGCGTCTGGCGGGCCGCCTTCCACTGGCTCGGCACGTCCGAGGGCGAGGAGCCCGAGGTCCGGCACGTGCGGCGCAGCCCCATGGGCCGAGCCGCCTAGCAACTCCCCCTGTCCCTTTCTAGACCGCCGCTCCCCCACCCCCAACGGAGGCGCCCTCAACGAAGAGGGCGCCTTCGTCGCGTCCGGGCAGCGGTTCGAGCTCCACGACGGGCGCCAGGCGGCCGGCGACGCGCCGCAGCGACGCCAGCAGCGGGCGGCCGGTGACGGCGACGAGCACCGCGTTGGTCAGCGCGGCCGCCGCGTCCCATGCCAGCGACGTGGCCACGTAGAACGACCAGTACCGACGCAGGGTCTCGCCGAGCGACATGCCGGGCACCCACGACAGCGCCCCGTCGCCGAGGGCGAAGGGCCAGAACCACAGGTTCATGATCGCCCCGAACACGAATCCCCAGACCCAGGCGAAGGCGGCGAGCACGGCGACCTCGCCGGCCACGGGCAGGCGGCGGGTCACCAGGCCGACCAGCCCGGCGGCGGCGCCCATCCAGCCCAGGGCCAGCATCTGGAACGGGAGCCACGGGCCGATGCCTCCGGTGAGCACGGCCGACGTCGCCATGGCGCACAGGCCGAGCAGCATGCCGAAGCGGGCCCCGAAGGCGGCACCGGCGAGGACGACCAGGAAGAAGATCCCGCTGCC is part of the Acidimicrobiales bacterium genome and harbors:
- a CDS encoding 2'-5' RNA ligase family protein — protein: MRLFVAVWPPEDVVAAVASAVASLRAAHPDEAKGLRWTGPEQWHVTLRFLGEADVDQARAALRRAASEDGFGPATAVAGPATGRFGRRVLHLPVAGLGGLAAAVAAASPPSP
- a CDS encoding competence/damage-inducible protein A, which codes for MRCEIVAVGSELLLGQTVDTNSAWLADRLAAHGIDCFFHTTVGDNVGRIASVLRAALGRNDAVVVCGGLGPTQDDVTREAVAEVAGVPLERDEEVLERIRSLFEQRGREMAESNCRQADVPRGAVVIPQTRGTAPGLIVEVGGGVIYALPGVPEELCDMAERAVMPDLAARAGTRSTIVSRMVRTWGLAESTLAERVAPRLAALDEAGGNPTLAFLASGVEGIRIRITAKAETREAALAMVEAEDAELRAILGSLVFGVDDDTMEGAVGALLEDAGMTLGLAESMTGGLVASRLINVAGSSAWFRGSVVAYDSQVKFDVLDVPEGPVVSEEAAAAMAEGAAKVLGADVGLSVTGVAGPAEQEGRPVGTAYFGLCLDGHTEVSHHRLPGDRERIRQFATISMLDLLRRRLLERLGPTG
- the pgsA gene encoding CDP-diacylglycerol--glycerol-3-phosphate 3-phosphatidyltransferase, with translation MASIPFGPTALATPANAVTIARVVTTPVLLAMILGGGASWPALAFWVVLSGTDWVDGYLARRQGVTRSGAFLDPLADKFLVLGAMYALVAEGLFWWVPVTLIAVREVVISVYRTWMGKRGVCIPARWWAKVKTVVQQVAVALALLPLTTDESLVASFVLWVSVVLALVTGAQYLLDSRKVMATEQGRAV
- the rimO gene encoding 30S ribosomal protein S12 methylthiotransferase RimO → MSGRYWVETLGCPKNQVDSDKLVGTLADDGMTPAPSAAEADLVVVNTCAFVEAARQESVDTVLALADAKADGARLVVTGCLAERYGDELADALPEADLVAGFGVPVTLGRRPAPDAAKLDLLNLPRPPSASPWAYVKVAEGCDRHCGFCAIPSFRGRQRSRSVESVLHEVDALGAREIVLVAQDLASYGRDDPSLGAGSIVPLVEAVADRVERVRLLYLYPSDLTDALVAAIGATGVPYFDLSLQHASRPLLRRMRRWGDGDRFLRRIATIRERYPDAAFRSSFIVGYPGETEADHDALLRFLDRAQLDWCGFFPYSEEDGTYAASLDGRVEAGLMSERLAEASEVQDAITAARRRALVGHTLRVLVDRPGVGRSHREAPEIDGVVRVPQELAVGTTFEVVVTAAVGPDLEAEAA
- a CDS encoding NifU N-terminal domain-containing protein, whose protein sequence is MATAVPSPSPNPNALRFQLDVTLPGTLSFNAAAEAEADGNAFAEAVFAAPGVASIFGVNDFVTVTRQAGAAWEPIVTAVQDAATEHL
- a CDS encoding serine hydrolase domain-containing protein — its product is MAGAGRHHHVGAGRAPLSASLDLSRTSAAVEHGAEEGTSVGAQVGVWFRGDTATLVSGLAAPGRAMAGDTLLPWFSVTKVLVGLSVMQQWERGRLDPDDAVAAHVPEFGANGKERVTLRHLLTHTARLAAAVGDDSWPGLLDTACASPLAEGWEPGRRAAYSPQLAYSVLGEVVQRLDGRPLDAYVSEEVFEPLGMADSWLALPPERYEAYGDRVGVMYDTKRDGPGPVPSLARASGFERTRPSSSGVGPAADLVRLLVALLHKGELDGVRVLSPQGADTMCARHRSGLEDETFGEHVDWGLGVIVNSWHYRRRPAPYGFGDHASPRAFGHGGNQSSVAFADPDAGLAAVVIFNGMAGEARHHRRTQRVVNAIYEDLGLAG
- the queF gene encoding preQ(1) synthase, whose translation is MPTRPSRELRAVPNPHPGRDYEVRCTTPELTCVCPVTGQPDFATVTITYVPDRSIVELKSLKAYLWSYRDEGAFHEDVTNRILDDLVAAIGPRRMTVTTDWLVRGGITTSVRAEHP
- a CDS encoding DUF5679 domain-containing protein encodes the protein MASYEGYCVKCREKRQFDGQEVEMANGRRAAQGSCPECGTKMNRMLGKNA
- the thrB gene encoding homoserine kinase encodes the protein MRARAPASSANLGPGFDTLAVALALHVEVTVEDADALTVVTEGEGSELPADASHLAARIAAGVVGHDRLRVTVRSAIPVGRGLGSSAALAAAAAAAAGAPDPLAVAIATDGHPDNAAATVLGGLVAAATVDGAAVTRRLPLDPGLAFVVLVPERRLPTEEARGALPATVPHADAAFNLGRLALLVAGLADRRLLVRQAAEDRLHQAQRAPLFPEAAALLDGLVEAGALASCWSGAGPSLLGVCDAEGADDVRARGDELLAAAGVPGRALRLAPDLDGLVVDGTPVAVG
- a CDS encoding ECF transporter S component; this translates as MTPGIRPAVVYALVVAVGAGAFLYPFWLPREALPATAHAGDAPLVAAVVGVLVVAAVTLELRRGAMNGAAVAVLGVLSAIGGLLRLLDLPGGGSGIFFLVVLAGAAFGARFGMLLGLCAMATSAVLTGGIGPWLPFQMLALGWMGAAAGLVGLVTRRLPVAGEVAVLAAFAWVWGFVFGAIMNLWFWPFALGDGALSWVPGMSLGETLRRYWSFYVATSLAWDAAAALTNAVLVAVTGRPLLASLRRVAGRLAPVVELEPLPGRDEGALFVEGASVGGGGAAV